One stretch of Streptomyces hygroscopicus DNA includes these proteins:
- a CDS encoding hydroxypyruvate isomerase has product MPRFAANLSMMYTEHDFLDRFAAASADGFEAVEYLFPYAYDATELRRRLDDHGLRQVLFNAPPGAWESGERGLAALPGREAEVRSGIERALEYAAELGCPRVHMMAGLVGPAPDPAEHRDTYLANLAWAAERAAAAGVDILIEPINGRDMPGYFLSRQSEAHAVVREVGAPNLKVQLDLYHCQIVEGDLTTTLRRDLPTGRVGHLQIAGVPDRHEPDRGELDIRHLFGVIDDLGFDGWIGCEYNPRAGTSEGLGWRDDYRGDNA; this is encoded by the coding sequence ATGCCGAGGTTCGCCGCGAACCTGTCCATGATGTACACCGAACACGACTTCCTCGACCGCTTCGCCGCGGCGTCGGCGGACGGCTTCGAGGCCGTCGAGTACCTCTTCCCGTACGCGTACGACGCCACCGAGCTGCGCCGCCGACTCGACGACCACGGCCTGAGGCAGGTGCTCTTCAACGCACCTCCCGGCGCGTGGGAGTCCGGCGAGCGCGGGCTCGCGGCGCTGCCAGGACGCGAGGCGGAGGTGCGCTCGGGGATCGAGCGGGCTCTGGAGTACGCGGCGGAGCTCGGCTGCCCACGGGTGCACATGATGGCCGGGCTGGTGGGGCCCGCACCGGACCCGGCCGAGCACCGCGACACCTATCTGGCCAACCTCGCCTGGGCCGCGGAGCGGGCCGCCGCGGCGGGCGTCGACATCCTGATCGAGCCGATCAACGGCCGCGATATGCCCGGCTACTTCCTGAGCCGGCAGTCCGAAGCGCACGCCGTGGTACGGGAGGTGGGAGCCCCCAACCTCAAGGTGCAGCTCGACCTGTACCACTGCCAGATCGTCGAGGGCGACCTCACCACGACCCTGCGCCGCGACCTGCCCACCGGCCGGGTCGGCCATCTGCAGATCGCGGGCGTGCCCGATCGCCATGAGCCCGATCGGGGCGAACTCGACATCCGCCATCTGTTCGGCGTCATCGACGACCTGGGCTTCGACGGGTGGATCGGCTGCGAGTACAACCCCCGCGCCGGTACGAGCGAGGGGCTCGGCTGGCGAGACGACTACCGAGGAGACAACGCATGA
- a CDS encoding transcriptional regulator produces the protein MAASRGRMDVMPKTSARLLSLLSLLQARRDWPGQLLAERLEVSPRTVRRDVDRLRELGYPIAAIKGPDGGYRLGAGMELPPLLFDDDQAVALAVALQTAAVTGAGIEEAAVRALSTVRQVMPARLRHRVDVLQVTAVDGAGPRPHPQAAPGVLLTLSAAVRAREVLRFDYVPVSPPGTAAAHADPAATAPRRVQPHHLVTRGGRWYLVAWDLDRDDWRTFRVDRITPRTPTGPRFTPRELPGGDVAAFVAGRFQGSDGTGGWPCHGEVILDLPASVVSTYTRDGVVEELGPDRCRLVLGAWSWPGLAASIGRFDADIEVIGPRELKDAFAHLARRYARAAADGPAEPTTPPPGR, from the coding sequence GTGGCCGCTTCTCGGGGCAGAATGGATGTCATGCCGAAGACGTCAGCGCGACTGCTGTCACTGCTCTCCCTGCTGCAGGCACGCCGGGACTGGCCGGGGCAGCTGCTGGCCGAGCGGCTGGAGGTCAGCCCGCGCACCGTGCGCCGCGATGTCGACCGCCTGCGCGAGCTCGGCTATCCCATCGCGGCCATCAAGGGCCCCGACGGGGGCTACCGGCTCGGCGCCGGCATGGAACTGCCGCCGCTGCTGTTCGACGACGACCAGGCCGTGGCCCTCGCCGTGGCGCTTCAGACCGCCGCCGTCACCGGGGCGGGAATCGAGGAGGCGGCGGTGCGTGCGCTGAGCACCGTCCGGCAGGTCATGCCCGCACGGCTGCGCCATCGCGTCGACGTTCTCCAGGTCACCGCCGTCGACGGCGCGGGGCCCCGGCCGCATCCGCAGGCCGCCCCGGGCGTTCTCCTGACCCTCAGCGCGGCCGTCCGCGCCCGCGAGGTGCTGCGCTTCGACTACGTCCCCGTCTCCCCACCGGGAACCGCCGCCGCCCACGCCGACCCCGCCGCGACCGCGCCGCGCCGGGTGCAGCCGCACCACCTCGTCACCCGGGGCGGGCGCTGGTATCTCGTCGCCTGGGACCTCGACCGCGACGACTGGCGCACCTTCCGCGTCGACCGGATCACCCCGCGCACCCCCACCGGGCCCCGCTTCACCCCGCGCGAACTGCCCGGAGGGGATGTGGCCGCCTTCGTCGCCGGCAGATTCCAGGGCTCCGACGGCACCGGCGGCTGGCCCTGCCACGGTGAGGTCATCCTCGACCTCCCCGCCTCCGTCGTGTCCACCTACACCCGGGACGGAGTCGTCGAAGAACTCGGCCCGGACCGCTGCCGGCTCGTCCTGGGCGCGTGGTCATGGCCAGGACTGGCCGCCAGTATCGGCAGGTTCGACGCCGACATCGAGGTCATCGGGCCGCGGGAGCTCAAGGACGCCTTCGCCCACCTGGCCCGCCGCTACGCACGAGCCGCGGCCGACGGACCCGCCGAGCCCACCACACCACCACCGGGCCGATGA
- a CDS encoding cysteine desulfurase, translating to MAYDISAIRAQFPALKAGSAHFDGPGGTQTPLPVIEAISDALANPLANRGQLTAGERNSEALVQSARQAMADLLGADPAGVVFGRSATALTYDFSRTLAKTWSPGDEVVVSRLDHDSNIRPWTQAAEAAGATVRWADFDPATGELTPDDIGAQLGDRTRLVAVTAASNLIGTRPAIPEISRRVHAAGALLYVDGVHYTAHAHVDIRQLGADFFCCSPYKFFGPHLGVLASRPELLETLTPDKLLPSTNAVPERFEFGTLPYEFLAGTRAAVDFLATLAPGAEGSRRERLASSFTALEQYEATLRRRIDEGLAALDPITIHSRAADRTPTVLLTIDGRDTTDAYRHLASRGVDAPSGSFYAVEASRRLGLGDTGGLRIGLAPYNSAEDVDRLLEALSDFLRTPDRLART from the coding sequence GTGGCATACGACATCAGCGCCATCCGCGCACAGTTCCCCGCACTGAAGGCCGGATCGGCCCACTTCGACGGCCCCGGGGGCACCCAGACCCCCCTCCCCGTCATCGAGGCCATCTCCGACGCGCTGGCCAACCCGCTGGCCAACCGAGGACAGCTCACCGCGGGGGAGCGCAACTCCGAGGCCCTTGTCCAGTCGGCCCGGCAGGCCATGGCCGATCTGCTCGGCGCCGACCCGGCCGGGGTCGTCTTCGGGCGCAGCGCCACCGCCCTCACCTACGACTTCTCCCGCACCCTCGCCAAGACCTGGTCACCGGGGGACGAGGTCGTGGTGTCCCGGCTGGACCACGACTCCAACATCCGCCCCTGGACCCAGGCCGCCGAAGCCGCCGGGGCCACCGTTCGCTGGGCCGACTTCGACCCCGCGACCGGCGAACTGACCCCCGACGACATCGGCGCCCAGCTCGGTGACCGCACCCGGCTGGTCGCGGTCACCGCCGCCTCGAACCTGATCGGCACCCGCCCGGCCATCCCGGAGATCTCCCGGCGGGTGCACGCGGCCGGGGCGCTGCTCTACGTCGACGGCGTGCACTACACCGCCCATGCCCATGTCGACATCCGGCAGCTCGGAGCGGACTTCTTCTGCTGCTCCCCCTACAAGTTCTTCGGCCCCCACCTCGGCGTCCTGGCGAGCCGGCCCGAACTCCTGGAGACCCTGACCCCGGACAAGCTGCTCCCCTCGACGAACGCCGTCCCCGAGCGCTTCGAATTCGGCACCCTGCCCTATGAATTCCTCGCCGGCACCCGCGCCGCCGTCGACTTCCTCGCCACTTTGGCCCCCGGCGCCGAAGGCAGCCGGAGGGAGCGACTGGCGTCGTCGTTCACGGCTCTCGAACAGTACGAGGCCACCCTTCGCCGGCGCATCGACGAGGGCCTGGCCGCCCTCGACCCGATCACCATCCACTCCCGGGCGGCGGACCGCACCCCCACCGTGCTGCTGACCATCGACGGCCGCGACACCACCGACGCCTACCGCCACCTCGCGAGCCGCGGCGTCGACGCCCCCTCCGGCTCCTTCTACGCGGTGGAGGCATCCCGCAGGCTGGGCCTGGGCGACACCGGTGGCCTGCGCATCGGCCTGGCCCCCTACAACAGCGCCGAGGACGTGGACCGATTGCTGGAGGCGCTCTCGGACTTCCTGCGCACGCCGGACCGCCTCGCACGGACGTGA
- a CDS encoding MFS transporter — MPIPAVATETPALARENTVYRKVVRRIVPFLILCYVASYLDRVNVGFAKLQMSGDLGFSEAAYGLGAGLFFIGYFILEVPSNLMLQRVGARTWIARIMISWGLVSAAFMFVTNEATFYVLRFLLGAAEAGFYPGVILYCTYWFPSYRRARVIAMFMSAIPVAGIFGNPLSGWIMDHFQGVNGWQGWQWMFLLEAIPALLVGVVTLFYLDDDVRAAKWLTDEEKSVVERAVADDTTHRTVDGRVWDAFREPRVWLMCLIYFCFVMGQYALTFWMPSFVESTGIEGNFAIGVLSAVPFLAALVAMNLFGRSADKRRERRWHLVIPSLMGAIGFSLSAVWNGSTALSLTALSIAAAGVLTCAPLFWSLPTAFLSGTAAAAGLAMINSVGNLAGFVSPYMIGALKDATGSASIPMHVLALSLVVGAAAVLTTKKHIVNR; from the coding sequence ATGCCCATACCCGCAGTGGCGACCGAGACCCCCGCGCTCGCCCGCGAGAACACGGTCTACCGCAAGGTCGTACGCCGCATCGTCCCCTTCCTCATCCTCTGCTACGTGGCCTCCTATCTGGACCGGGTCAACGTCGGCTTCGCGAAGCTGCAGATGTCCGGCGACCTCGGGTTCAGCGAGGCGGCGTACGGCCTGGGGGCGGGCCTGTTCTTCATCGGCTACTTCATCCTGGAGGTCCCCTCCAACCTGATGCTGCAACGCGTCGGGGCCCGCACCTGGATCGCCCGCATCATGATCAGCTGGGGCCTGGTCTCGGCGGCGTTCATGTTCGTCACCAACGAGGCGACGTTCTACGTGCTGAGGTTCCTGCTCGGTGCCGCGGAGGCGGGGTTCTATCCGGGAGTGATCCTCTACTGCACCTACTGGTTCCCCTCGTACCGGCGGGCCCGGGTGATCGCGATGTTCATGTCGGCGATCCCGGTGGCGGGCATCTTCGGCAATCCGCTCTCCGGCTGGATCATGGACCACTTCCAGGGCGTGAACGGCTGGCAGGGCTGGCAGTGGATGTTCCTGCTGGAGGCCATCCCCGCGCTCCTCGTCGGTGTCGTCACCCTCTTCTACCTGGACGACGACGTGCGCGCCGCGAAGTGGCTGACCGATGAGGAGAAGTCCGTCGTCGAGCGGGCGGTCGCCGACGACACCACGCACCGTACGGTGGACGGCCGGGTCTGGGACGCCTTCCGCGAGCCCAGGGTGTGGCTGATGTGCCTGATCTACTTCTGCTTCGTGATGGGCCAGTACGCCCTGACCTTCTGGATGCCCTCGTTCGTCGAGTCCACCGGCATCGAGGGCAACTTCGCGATCGGCGTGCTCAGCGCCGTCCCGTTCCTGGCCGCGCTCGTCGCGATGAACCTGTTCGGCCGCTCGGCGGACAAACGCCGCGAGCGCCGCTGGCACCTGGTCATCCCGAGCCTCATGGGCGCCATCGGATTCTCGCTGTCCGCCGTCTGGAACGGCTCGACCGCACTGTCCCTGACCGCCCTGTCCATCGCCGCGGCCGGCGTGCTGACCTGCGCTCCGCTGTTCTGGTCGCTCCCCACCGCGTTCCTGAGCGGCACCGCCGCCGCGGCGGGCCTTGCCATGATCAACTCGGTGGGCAACCTCGCCGGCTTCGTCAGTCCCTACATGATCGGCGCGCTCAAGGACGCCACCGGCTCGGCGTCGATCCCGATGCATGTCCTGGCGCTCAGTCTCGTCGTCGGCGCCGCCGCGGTGCTCACCACCAAGAAGCACATCGTCAACCGCTGA
- a CDS encoding acyltransferase gives MADVLPRGDRLPSLTGLRFLLAGVVLAGHVLTLGRFFEDQGVYEAADASSMASAAAVSSFFLLSGFVLAWNASPADTALRFWRRRLVKIFPNHAVTWSLMLGLLMVTGTAALLPVPDPGLGEAVRNLLLVHAWVPDMADFSSVNPVTWSISCEAFFYLLFPLLIRPVHALPARLLWPVIALVAGLVVTMPMVAMAVTAEAAPGSWSPLSTERWWLIYFFPPVRLLEFVLGVVLARAVQLDRWPTLRLRWPLLALAGVFAARPQLPEEYVWGAATCLPVAALIPVIATRDVQGRGSWLGRRGLVVLGEASFALYMVHFPVLYAIRVQLDQRTFDTVTATALSLVVSALCVAVSLLLWRGVEVPMMRRFARPRARSAPTAHPAPGGQTAPMPQEDPAP, from the coding sequence GTGGCCGATGTGTTACCGCGTGGCGATCGGCTGCCGTCGTTGACGGGCCTTCGCTTTCTGCTGGCCGGGGTGGTCCTGGCGGGCCATGTGCTGACGCTGGGCAGATTCTTCGAGGACCAGGGGGTCTATGAGGCCGCCGATGCCTCGTCCATGGCGAGCGCGGCGGCGGTGTCCTCCTTCTTCCTCCTCAGTGGTTTTGTGCTGGCGTGGAACGCGTCTCCGGCCGACACCGCCCTCCGATTCTGGCGCCGCCGACTGGTGAAGATCTTCCCCAACCATGCGGTGACCTGGAGTCTGATGCTGGGCCTGCTCATGGTGACGGGCACCGCCGCCTTGCTTCCGGTGCCGGATCCGGGATTGGGGGAGGCGGTCCGGAATCTGCTGCTGGTGCACGCCTGGGTTCCGGACATGGCCGATTTCAGCAGTGTCAATCCGGTGACCTGGTCCATCTCGTGCGAGGCGTTCTTCTACCTCCTCTTCCCCCTGCTGATCCGGCCGGTGCATGCGCTCCCGGCACGGCTGCTCTGGCCGGTGATCGCCCTGGTGGCGGGGCTGGTGGTGACGATGCCGATGGTGGCGATGGCCGTCACCGCCGAGGCCGCCCCGGGGAGTTGGTCACCGCTCTCGACGGAGCGGTGGTGGCTGATCTACTTCTTCCCTCCGGTACGGCTGCTGGAGTTCGTCCTCGGAGTGGTGCTCGCCCGGGCGGTCCAACTGGACCGCTGGCCGACGCTGCGGCTGCGCTGGCCGCTGCTCGCCCTGGCCGGAGTCTTCGCGGCACGGCCGCAGTTGCCGGAGGAGTACGTATGGGGAGCGGCCACCTGTCTGCCGGTGGCCGCCCTGATCCCCGTCATCGCCACCCGCGATGTCCAGGGACGCGGGAGCTGGCTGGGGCGCCGTGGCCTGGTGGTGCTGGGCGAGGCGTCGTTCGCGCTGTACATGGTCCACTTCCCGGTGCTGTACGCGATCCGGGTACAGCTGGACCAGCGGACCTTCGACACGGTGACCGCCACGGCGCTGTCCCTCGTGGTGTCGGCACTGTGTGTCGCGGTGTCGCTGCTGCTGTGGCGCGGTGTCGAGGTGCCGATGATGCGCCGTTTCGCCCGCCCCCGCGCCCGTTCCGCGCCGACCGCGCACCCCGCGCCCGGCGGCCAGACCGCACCCATGCCCCAGGAGGACCCCGCCCCATGA
- a CDS encoding GntR family transcriptional regulator — MRALGGRGDRDGADKLKTMFSKVSGPVRLADRVAAILSEEIESGRLAEGDKLPTEVALVKQLGVSRTVVREAVSRLRNAGLVEPRQGLGVFVMPRRTRPLDLEAETAEDTKSKVRQIVEVRRPIEGEAAYLAATRATPACLARMRQALEAIDAAVAAGGDGVDEDLAFHRSIAESTGNPVMLSTLRYLGEVLRSGIRVTRANEARRGDFLEAVRHEHHAILAAIEARDAEAARDAALLHLRHAASRLQDADEGFWTAAENLEVDLDAAP, encoded by the coding sequence GTGCGCGCCCTTGGCGGCCGGGGCGACCGGGACGGTGCCGATAAACTGAAGACCATGTTCTCCAAGGTGAGCGGTCCCGTGCGGCTCGCGGATCGGGTCGCGGCGATACTCTCGGAAGAGATCGAGTCCGGGCGGCTGGCCGAGGGCGACAAGCTCCCGACCGAGGTGGCGCTGGTCAAGCAGCTGGGCGTCAGCCGCACGGTCGTACGCGAGGCCGTCTCCAGGCTCCGCAACGCGGGCCTGGTCGAACCCCGTCAGGGGCTCGGTGTGTTCGTGATGCCGCGGCGCACCCGGCCGCTCGATCTGGAGGCCGAGACCGCCGAGGACACCAAGTCCAAGGTGCGGCAGATCGTGGAGGTGCGCCGCCCCATCGAGGGCGAGGCGGCGTACCTCGCGGCCACCCGGGCCACTCCGGCCTGCCTCGCCCGGATGCGTCAGGCCCTGGAGGCCATCGACGCGGCGGTGGCGGCCGGGGGCGACGGCGTGGACGAGGATCTCGCCTTCCACCGGTCCATCGCCGAATCGACCGGGAATCCGGTGATGCTCTCGACGCTGCGCTACCTCGGCGAGGTGCTGCGCAGCGGAATCCGTGTCACGCGTGCGAACGAGGCACGGCGCGGCGACTTCCTCGAAGCGGTCCGGCACGAACACCACGCCATCCTGGCCGCCATTGAGGCCCGCGACGCCGAGGCGGCACGCGACGCGGCACTGCTCCACCTGAGGCATGCGGCGTCCCGGCTGCAGGACGCGGACGAGGGGTTCTGGACCGCGGCCGAGAACCTCGAGGTGGATCTCGACGCCGCTCCCTGA
- a CDS encoding HPr kinase → MGIRLGCIADDFTGATDLANNLVRAGMRVVQLIDVPPAGAEEPVNADAVVIALKSRTVPAADAVEASLRALAWLRSAGAEQIYFKYCSTFDSTPDGNIGPVTEALMDALGTDFTIATPAFPDNGRTVFKGHLFVGDVLLSESGMRHHPLTPMTDPNLVSVLGAQTTRAVGLIDHTVVGRDAEAVRARIDDLREQGAGIAIADAVSNEDLVRLGAAVQGMPLVTAGSGLAIGLPANWGFTPSHAAAQLPPPGGHRAVISGSVSTATNRQVLEFLRTGQPAFSVDPLRIAAGEDVSGQALAFAESHLADGPVLFYSTEAPEAVRTVQSKLGAAEAGELVERTLARVAQGLVERGVRQLVVAGGETSGAVVRALGITGLRIGPQIDPGVPWCAAPLPGGDTLHITLKSGNFGGPAFFTDSFALLDREVS, encoded by the coding sequence ATGGGAATCCGACTCGGCTGTATCGCCGACGACTTCACCGGGGCCACGGACCTGGCCAACAACCTGGTGCGCGCGGGCATGCGCGTGGTCCAGCTGATCGATGTGCCGCCTGCCGGTGCCGAGGAGCCGGTGAACGCGGACGCCGTGGTCATCGCGCTCAAGTCGCGGACGGTTCCGGCCGCCGACGCCGTCGAGGCATCGCTGCGGGCCCTCGCCTGGCTGCGGTCCGCGGGCGCCGAGCAGATCTACTTCAAGTACTGCTCCACCTTCGACTCGACGCCTGACGGCAACATCGGGCCGGTCACCGAGGCCCTGATGGACGCACTCGGCACCGACTTCACGATCGCGACGCCCGCGTTCCCCGACAACGGGCGCACGGTCTTCAAGGGTCATCTCTTCGTCGGCGACGTGCTGCTCAGCGAGAGCGGTATGCGCCATCACCCGCTCACCCCGATGACCGACCCCAATCTCGTTTCGGTCCTGGGTGCGCAGACCACACGGGCGGTCGGCCTGATCGACCACACGGTCGTCGGCCGCGATGCCGAGGCGGTCCGGGCCCGGATCGACGATCTGCGCGAGCAGGGCGCCGGGATCGCCATCGCCGACGCCGTCTCCAACGAGGACCTGGTGCGTCTCGGCGCGGCGGTCCAGGGGATGCCCCTGGTGACCGCCGGTTCGGGCCTGGCCATCGGGCTGCCCGCGAACTGGGGGTTCACGCCGTCCCACGCCGCCGCACAGCTACCACCGCCCGGCGGCCACCGGGCCGTCATCTCCGGATCGGTCTCCACCGCCACCAACCGCCAGGTCCTGGAGTTCCTGCGCACCGGCCAACCCGCGTTCAGCGTGGATCCGCTGCGTATCGCGGCCGGTGAGGACGTGTCCGGCCAGGCCCTTGCCTTCGCCGAATCCCATCTGGCCGACGGTCCGGTCCTCTTCTACTCCACCGAGGCACCCGAGGCGGTACGCACCGTCCAGAGCAAGCTCGGCGCCGCCGAGGCCGGTGAACTGGTGGAGCGGACCCTCGCCCGGGTGGCCCAGGGCCTCGTGGAACGGGGTGTCCGCCAACTCGTCGTCGCGGGCGGCGAGACCTCGGGAGCGGTCGTCCGGGCGCTCGGCATCACCGGGCTGCGGATCGGGCCGCAGATCGACCCCGGGGTGCCATGGTGCGCGGCGCCGCTTCCCGGCGGGGACACGCTCCACATCACGCTGAAGTCCGGCAACTTCGGTGGCCCCGCGTTCTTCACCGACTCGTTCGCCCTGCTCGACCGGGAGGTCTCATGA
- a CDS encoding aldo/keto reductase — translation MTAVTSAAPEPKSQGTEGNGATVKTRELGRTGIQVSPYCLGTMMFGQVGNPDPDDCVRIIHRALDSGINFVDTADVYGPHGMSEEIVGKALKGRRDDIVLATKVNGAMGEDPNRGGSSRRWIVTEVEHSLRRLRTDHIDLYQIHHPDPRTDIEETLSALTDLVRSGKVRAIGSSNLPASEIVEAQWVADRRGLQRFRTEQPTYSLLNRGIEREILPVCQRYGMGTLVWSPLAMGLLTGRYRKGGPPARNARMNWVPRHLTDERKLDAVERLIPLAEEAGLSLTHLAMAFAITHPGVTSAIIGPRTMEHLDDLLAGATVTLDDEVLDRIDQIVAPGTDIGPLDVSYTPPAVERAALRRRPADERAAVTR, via the coding sequence GTGACAGCCGTCACCAGCGCGGCTCCGGAACCCAAGAGCCAAGGAACCGAAGGGAACGGCGCGACCGTGAAGACGCGTGAGCTGGGGAGGACCGGTATTCAGGTCAGCCCCTACTGTCTGGGCACGATGATGTTCGGCCAGGTGGGCAACCCCGATCCCGACGACTGTGTCCGGATCATCCATCGGGCGCTGGACTCGGGCATCAACTTCGTCGACACCGCCGATGTGTACGGACCCCACGGGATGTCCGAGGAGATCGTGGGCAAGGCCCTGAAGGGCCGACGCGACGACATCGTGCTGGCCACCAAGGTCAACGGCGCGATGGGTGAGGACCCCAACCGTGGCGGCAGCTCCCGGCGCTGGATCGTCACCGAGGTCGAGCACTCGTTGCGCCGCCTGCGGACCGACCACATCGACCTCTACCAGATACACCATCCCGACCCGCGCACCGATATCGAGGAGACGCTGTCCGCCCTGACCGACCTGGTGCGCAGCGGCAAGGTGCGCGCGATCGGCTCCTCCAACCTCCCGGCGTCGGAGATCGTCGAGGCACAGTGGGTCGCCGACCGGCGCGGACTGCAGCGCTTCCGCACCGAGCAGCCCACGTACTCCCTCCTCAACCGCGGCATCGAACGCGAGATCCTGCCCGTCTGCCAGCGGTACGGCATGGGCACGCTGGTGTGGAGCCCGCTGGCGATGGGCCTGCTCACCGGCCGCTACCGCAAGGGCGGGCCCCCGGCGCGGAACGCGCGGATGAACTGGGTGCCCCGGCATCTGACCGACGAGCGCAAACTCGACGCCGTCGAGCGGCTCATCCCACTGGCCGAGGAGGCCGGCCTGTCGCTGACCCACCTGGCGATGGCCTTCGCCATCACCCACCCCGGCGTCACCTCGGCCATCATCGGGCCGCGCACCATGGAGCACCTCGATGATCTCCTGGCCGGGGCCACGGTCACCCTCGACGACGAGGTGCTCGACCGGATCGACCAGATCGTGGCGCCCGGAACCGACATCGGCCCGCTCGATGTGTCCTACACCCCGCCGGCCGTCGAACGCGCGGCACTGCGGCGGCGACCGGCCGACGAGCGCGCCGCGGTGACACGATGA
- a CDS encoding NAD-dependent epimerase/dehydratase, producing MRIVITGGFGFLGQRVAAALLTTRTFRGAPIDRLVLADRVVPSGSAVTDPLVEVVRGDLVDRLDEVFAEPVDVLIHLASAVSAECEADFDLGMSANVDTTRALLEAARAQSAAGGPTPRVVFSSSVAVYGADPALPLPPVVSESTLPTPRSSYGIQKLVCEQLIADYTRRGFLDGRVARLMTVSVRPGKPNAAASGFLSGIIREPLAGLPATCPVHPELKVALASPRRTVEGILRVAEAERGAGPGRIDGGVPVNLPALTVSVADMLSTLRQVAGDAVADLVTMAPDPGVEALVGSWPAVFDNTRAAALGLAPDPDFASVVRDYLEDHADAVVDGARPWRPGRPGRCR from the coding sequence ATGAGGATCGTCATCACGGGTGGCTTCGGCTTCCTGGGACAGCGGGTCGCCGCCGCATTGCTCACGACACGGACGTTCCGCGGTGCGCCGATCGACCGGCTGGTGCTCGCCGACCGCGTCGTGCCGTCCGGTTCGGCAGTGACGGACCCCCTCGTGGAGGTCGTACGGGGCGACCTGGTCGACCGGCTCGACGAGGTGTTCGCGGAGCCGGTGGATGTGCTGATCCACCTCGCCTCCGCGGTCTCGGCCGAGTGCGAGGCCGACTTCGACCTCGGCATGAGCGCCAATGTGGACACGACGCGCGCGCTGCTCGAGGCCGCGCGGGCCCAGTCGGCCGCCGGGGGGCCGACGCCGCGGGTGGTGTTCTCCAGCAGCGTCGCGGTCTACGGCGCCGACCCCGCGCTGCCGCTGCCGCCGGTCGTCAGCGAGTCGACCCTGCCCACACCGCGGTCGAGCTACGGGATCCAGAAACTCGTCTGCGAGCAGCTGATCGCGGACTACACCCGCCGCGGCTTCCTCGACGGGCGCGTCGCCCGCCTGATGACCGTATCGGTGCGGCCGGGCAAGCCCAACGCGGCCGCCTCCGGCTTCCTGTCCGGCATCATCCGCGAACCGCTCGCGGGCCTCCCGGCGACCTGCCCGGTCCACCCCGAGCTGAAGGTGGCCCTGGCTTCGCCACGGCGCACCGTCGAGGGCATCCTGCGTGTCGCGGAGGCCGAGCGCGGCGCCGGGCCGGGCCGGATCGACGGCGGGGTTCCGGTCAACCTTCCGGCGCTCACGGTCTCGGTCGCCGACATGCTGAGCACCCTGCGGCAGGTGGCCGGGGACGCCGTCGCCGACCTGGTGACGATGGCGCCCGATCCCGGAGTCGAGGCTCTCGTGGGCTCGTGGCCCGCCGTGTTCGACAACACACGCGCCGCCGCGCTCGGACTGGCACCCGACCCGGACTTCGCCTCGGTGGTGCGCGACTACCTCGAAGACCACGCCGACGCGGTCGTGGACGGTGCGCGCCCTTGGCGGCCGGGGCGACCGGGACGGTGCCGATAA
- a CDS encoding aldolase, which produces MTELLDATVDEVRDEIVRVGTSLFNRGYVHASAGNISARVGDGHLITPTDAALGFLDRDRLALVDAQGEQIAGDRASKTLTLHRRIYAADPTARFVIHTHSTHLVALTLAGVWSQDDVLPPITPYFVMKVGHVPLIPYHRPGDPRVADLVTARIADRQASHTPIRAVLLDRLGPVVWGPDAAAALAVLEELEETARLWLLTDRRPEPLTTDAIDELRATFGAAW; this is translated from the coding sequence ATGACCGAGCTCCTCGACGCCACCGTGGACGAGGTGCGCGACGAGATCGTCCGGGTGGGCACGAGCCTGTTCAACCGGGGCTATGTGCACGCCAGCGCCGGGAACATCAGCGCCAGGGTCGGCGACGGCCATCTGATCACCCCCACCGACGCCGCCCTGGGCTTCCTCGATCGCGACCGCCTCGCGCTGGTCGACGCCCAGGGTGAGCAGATCGCGGGTGACCGCGCGAGCAAGACCCTGACGCTCCATCGACGCATCTACGCGGCCGACCCCACGGCCCGATTCGTCATCCACACCCACTCCACCCACCTGGTCGCGCTCACCTTGGCGGGTGTGTGGAGCCAGGACGACGTGCTCCCGCCCATCACGCCCTACTTCGTGATGAAGGTCGGGCACGTCCCGCTCATCCCCTACCACCGGCCCGGCGACCCGCGCGTGGCCGACCTGGTGACCGCCCGGATCGCCGACCGCCAGGCGAGCCACACGCCGATCAGGGCCGTCCTGCTCGACCGGCTCGGCCCCGTGGTCTGGGGCCCGGACGCGGCCGCCGCCCTCGCCGTCCTCGAAGAACTCGAGGAGACGGCACGCCTCTGGCTCCTGACCGACCGTCGACCGGAGCCGCTCACCACCGACGCCATCGACGAACTGAGGGCCACGTTCGGCGCCGCTTGGTGA